The region AGGGCATGCTGTGGCCACTAGCCCCTCCTGAGTCCTGCCTCTGCTGCTTAGTCTGCCCCTCTCCATTAATAACTTACTACAGGCTGGGAGTAGTATTTCTCATGCAGGATGATGTAACTTCTGGAGAAGGAGGGGGACGACAATGAGGAAGGGGCGTGCTCTCTCTATACATTTCCATTCTGTTTTACAGCAGGATTATCCTATCTGTTTAAGTATAAATAGGAGAGTTGGTATAGCTGCAAGATGCCCCGCACAAAGGCACCATCTACACACTGCCCAGGATGGCACAGTCACTTAAACTGGCCAACAGGACTTCAGTGTTCAGGAACCTCGCCGACGTATGGGCTGAGTTTATGTTTAAAAATCCTGAGAAAATCATCAAACGACACAAATCGATGGCAGATGTGCCCGGACCCTCTGCTGCCAGCTTCCTAACTGATATATTTTTCAGGAGAGGGCTATCCAGACTGCATGAGCTACAGGTAGGTAGCTTTTATATAGACTGCATTCACTACATGATTCTGGGGAGTGGTGAACATCAGTAAGCGTGTGCCAGGGCAAGAACCTAATGCTGCCAACTGGAGACAGGAAGAAGATAATCCTAGATGTGTTATTGTGGTTTGTGGGTTTGTGATTGTCGTCTCTAGCGctggcatctatctatctatctatctatctatctatctatctatctatctatctattagaaaCAATTAACCCATTAGTTTTGCTGTATTTGATCATATGTTTAAATTCAATATAACTTAAGCCAGTAACTGATACCCACTGCCCTCAATGAtgtggaaataataataataataataataataataataataataataataataataataattcttcttcttcttcttcttcttcttcttcttattattattattattattattattattattattattatatgttattcAGGGCATGCTAAGGTTGTAGTAGTACAACAATTAAAGCTTCCCTGGTTGTCTTTATCACAGCCATACTATAGGGGTATATTGTAATATAATAAGAATGTGGTGACTGACTGCATGATCAATACATTCCTCACTGTATCCATAACTCTCCAAAATCACTTTGTTATCACCACTATTGCTCATTTTATCCTAAATCCACCAGACATACttggtgtatgatgtatagctgTATAGAAGGTACAGCATCTCCATACACATCAGATACTGCTATAATAACTGTGACACAGGGCTAGCACCAAACAGAGTCTATGGTGTGTCACATTTCATTTTTAGTCATCTGTTTCCTTTATTACACATATCCTTCTTAGATAGGAGTGACGATATTCATAGTAGTCAGATGGGTCAGATGCTGAGTTTATCACAGAATGGGTCAGTTGCTTTCAGCACCTTTACGAGTGGACAAGGCATCTCCCAGCACAACTGCAATACAGTGCATGTAACCGGACTATGTCACTATAGGCAGGCTTCCTATCCCAATTAACCTGAGCACATACATTCCTGAAAATAGGAGGACTATAGTTTGTAACTTTGTGAATACACTGCTTAACTCGTCTTACATAGTTCATGAGTTATAGTCTATAATATAGACTGCAGTCTGTAGCTGCAGTGAAAGTTGTGATGGTTGTTTCTTATTTAAATTCAATCTATGAACAGTATAGACCTTAAAATGGTATCCAAGGGTAGACATATTGATTACATGTAAAGGAGCTTGAAAGGTCTCAGCTGATATTATTTACACCTAGTAGATGGAGGGTTTCCTGCGTTAGAAAGAAATGACCAGTCTTTTTATAGCCTGATTTGGATTGTTTTATTTaaatctttttattaaaaaaaaaaaaaaaaaactcagtaaaaactaatgttaaaaaaaataaaaatgcaaatccAACCTGAGCCACTGAATTAGGTTCTTCTCATGTTTTCCATCGGTTATTGCCATGCTTGGTTGGGATGTTCTTCTCTTTTTAATATGTGATCCATATGGGACCCTCATCTTCCCACCACACTCTATAAACCTACATGTTATAAATGTATATACTGAGAAAGTACACATCTCTGGACTTGCTTTCAGTTATGTAAATGACTGTGATTGTACATGACATGAATACTTCTATGTTCCATTAGTTGCAAGGAAAAGCCAAGTATGGGCCTGTATGGAAAGCAAGCTTTGGCCCCATTCTGACTGTGCATGTAGCCGACCCATCACTGATTGAACAAGTCCTACGACAAGAAGGAAAGCATCCCATCCGTTCTGATCTGTCATCATGGAAAGACTACAGACAGTACAGAGGTCATTCGTATGGACTACTTACCGCGTAGGTATTCAGAAAAAAAGGGATAGGAGTGTGTACCCCTTTCTGTATCTTCTACATAGGATATATTTTGTTTCTGAATGTAGTAATGTGGTAAAGTCTCAAATGTCGACTAGCCATTCGATTTGCAAAAACCCTAAAAAGCTGTCTACAGTAACTTTTCCTTCTGGAGAGATTTCTGGTTTGGCTTAAACCCAAATCATGTTTTAAGGCTTTAATTCAAACAGTGACTTTGAAAGGAAAAGCTACCTTTATAAAGGTGCATTAGAGAGCTGCTCTGCATATCCCACTTTCCAGAAATCCTGGTGAAGCATGAATGGCCTTTtaagatccccatacaccttcaataactgacagcaaaTGGTCGTCTGGCTGTCAGTTATATCTATCGCCCACCACTTGTCCTCCATATACACAAAAACTTTTGGCGCAGCTGAGCATCCCTGTGttcaggggggagaagtatggcgcATCGATAGCGCTCTCGCTGCATCCTATCGCTCTCTGATTTTCTATCACAGGCAAACCCTATTACCACAatatcatctgtcggtggttgttTGGGGGGCCACATACGCGCTCGACTGATGGCCAAATCTGTTGAAATCTAAAGTATATAGCCACCTTTAGTGTCCATGTGTCTTTCTAaccctttccttaaaggggtactccagcgtgggggcaattttgcgctgggaccggggacaaggtggccgagggaaaagatgtccactccccccccccccccccccggttcgcggcgctccggtgcctgcttcccggccgcttcccggtgtctgacgcgggcccgagacgtgacgtctcaggtccgctcagcaactcaatgaaggaggcgggatcacggaagcggccgggaactgggcaccgggGCGCCGCAatgcgcaaaagtgcccccatggagtacccctttaaggagaaaaaTTACCCCTTTAGTCCCTATCCATCTAGTAATTTTCCATGATAGATTATCTATATGTTTATTAGCAATTTGATAAAAACTTTTGTTTCTCATTGTCTGCTTTTGAGAGGTCTACTATTGTTACAATGTATGATGACCACAAGGTCCTGCTGCTAGGGCGCTCAGGGATCAGTTGTAATCTGATGGGAAGCCCTACAACAAGTGatcaatttccctgcagtgccaccactggtTGTAGGCTCTCTTTGCCATGGATAATACATATGGTTACTGAATGGGGGATTGCCATTTATTGTGTCATCATTTTCTAATAGTTTAAAGTTTAAAATTAGTTTAAAACTTAAATGATATAGTGTATTTAAAGTATGATTAACCATACATTCATCTACATATGGCTGTCCAATACATTTGTTTAATACTATTGGTTGGATAGTAAAACCTTATGTGACATTTGTTAATATCATCCTTGCAGAGAGGGGGAGGAATGGCAACAGTTTCGCAGTATTTTGGGGAAGCACATGTTGAAACCTAAGGAGGTGGAAGCTTACACCGATGTTCTGAATGATGTGGTTGGGGACTTAATAAAGAAACTTCAACACCAGAGAAGTCAAAGTCCACAAAATGTTGTCAAGGACATCTCTAGCGAATTCTACAGGTTCGGATTAGAAGGTAAAATTAAGACCATACTTCTTTACACCAAGAAGCCACCAAGATGAGCAATACATTTATCTGTATATTTACTAGAAGAACTAACATTCTGCACTGCCTATAAGTTTTATGTTCATCTTATGTTCTAGGTATTTCTTCTGTCCTGTTTGAATCTCGAATTGGCTGTTTAGAGACTACGGTTCCTAAAGAAACAGAGAAGTTCATTCGATCCATAAACACTATGTTTGTGATGACCCTTCTAACTATGGCCATGCctaaatttttgcacaaaatttTTCGGAAGCCCTGGCAAAAATTCTGTGAATCTTGGGATTACATGTTTGCTTTTGGTAAGGATTGTTTTGCATCTTACTCAACCCTGATACCTATCCTATAGCAACCATTAACTTTATTGTGGGTAGAATACATAGACAACCTTTATAAATGTTAAATATGGTAGCTGTATGGTTGTCGTATAAACTTTCCTTTTTTGGTGGGTTTAGCCAACAATTGAATgtgtatggggacatttattTCCTGACATCTGCCGTCACCTGACAGGGGAAAGAGATTATAGAGTGTACGAGTCTCATATTTTTCCCTGTTCATTGGTGCAAGATAATTTAGGAGTGGAGACCAATGGTCACCTTTAGCTCTCCAGTAAGTATCCAAGCAGGAAATTACAGTCCTCAATCTACATACATGGTGAAGTCTCACACAGATAAAGCTCTTTGACCTATGCAATAGAATAAATTGGTTACGTTCGAGCATACATTGTAATCTCAGTTGATTATTTTTCCTGTTCACACGCAGCTGATGTAACCACTGCTGTATGTTGTCTTCTCTATATCTGCTGTAGATGCAAACATTACACAGTCTatagcatttttctatttttgatcCTGAAGGCTGCTAATAGGTTTACATCAGCCACTCCGTGCTTTGCTAAGTTCTTCGACCTTTCATGAGCAAATAGTAAAAGTTGATACAATGCAGCTTGACCTATATGGTTGTTTTATGTTATTACGCTGCATTgttactatactataatatatatatatatatatatatatatatatatatatatatatatataattatacacaataAACCTCATGTATTCATCTATACAATGTTACAGTAATTTTAAAAATTACTACTGACAATATATTATCCCATTGGGTGTTATTCTAGGTAAACATGTATGAACCAATGAAAGAACCAttgcttgtatatatgtataatatcagTCTTGATTATTTTTACAGCTAAAGGTCATATTGACCAAAGAATGGCAGATGTAGCTGAGAAACTGACCCGAGGAGAGAAAGTAGAAGGAAAATATTTGACCTATTATCTGGCCCAAGAAAAAATCCCTATGAAATCTGTATATGGCAATGTGACtgagctgcttctggctggagtggatacagtaagtactgatagaaaatataatataacaatCTAGTAGATACAACAAcatttattaaataataaataaaacgaGAAAACTACAGATAAGAGACGAGAATGCAACTGAGATTTTTTGCTGGCTAGTAATACATTGCTTTTATCCCATAATGACTATTATATTTATCTACCATTGTTTCTGATAGATATTTGTTTCATACTTTGCATTGTTGCTTAAGTTTATGTTTTCTATGTCAATTGCAGATTTCCAGCACTCTTTCCTGGAGCCTATATGAATTATCACGACATCCAAAAATACAAGCCTCTCTGCATCACGAGATCCAGGATGTCCTTCAAGGTCGGGAAATTGCAACAGCAGCTGACGTGGCCAAGATGCCCCTTATGAAAGCTGTTGTGAAAGAGGTGCTAAGGTAAATCTACAACAcagatatatgtgtatagtatgtagATGTGACAAGAACTGTGTTCTAGTTTTTGTCATGGGCTCATTGCTTTGTTTTAATGTTCGAAGAATATGCCAAATATTAACCACAAAAAACCTTATCCTAATGTCTTCTAGACTGTACCCAGTTATCCCTGGCAATGCACGTGTTATATCGGACAGAGACATTCAAGTGGGAGATTACATCATACCAAAGAAGGTGAGTTCATGCTTGTGTTCTCTTTGTGCATACACCAGGCTACATCAAATAGATGAGCGTTTGCTTAAAGGGGatttgtcacctaaattttcttttactgattagaataaGTTACTAAAAATTGTTTCTTTATTccaatctatttctattttctgactgcaattgtttttatttcactttgatacattgttatggggacagccatattgcctggattgttcttaacagcattttgtgacatgctttacagcaagactcatagacatagactaaaaaaaacagactctgtccccttgagatgaatgtaaaacatcactgagtgtgctctgtgacctttgaagaggttgtTCCACAGGAgtagctattgtctcctctatctactggtgacaCATGTCGttttaatgctgtacagatcactttacagcagctcctCTTATCagtacagacagaacaggaaggctcagcttagttttggccccagtggtgaaaataaaaactacaagaactcaggattattttagaatatagagggaaaaacgaaaaagaaaaaatatcaccaaaaattctttaaaaatatgtttaaaataaaaacatttattaaacGATAAGTaatttttctgatgacacattccctttaagtcatgcCATTAACAGAAATGTATTTCTTCTAGACACTCATTACGCTCTGCCACTATGCCACATCCAGAGACGAGAAATACTTCTCCAACCCTAATGAGTTCCATCCGGAGCGCTGGCTGAAGAAAGATGACTCTCATCACCCATATGCTTCTATTCCATTTGGTTTTGGCAAAAGAAGCTGTATTGGAAGACGTATTGCGGAATTAGAGGTTTACCTAGCACTTTCAAGGGTAGGTAGAAATTATTCTTTCAATATAAAGTCTCATGTATCATATGCCCtgatatatttattattaaaatCAGTAACTTTATCAGTATCCTGAGATGCTATAAATTagtccctgtaatgtctacatcATGAGAACAGAAAGTGTCTATGAAAAGTTCGTCAAAACACCAAGGTATCATTACTGACATTATGGCAGGGCTAGGTAAAACCTACATTGTAGGTTTAAGAGAGAATGAATAAGACAGACGCACAGAGATGCTGCTGCCTTTAGTAAGAGTTCTGCTCTCTCATTCCAGTGCTAtatttacactgctcagtactgctgcaTAATGTCTTACAACTAGCTTCAACCTACTTAAAACCCAGAGAAAACTGACAATTATAGGTGAAGCTTGCGGAGGAGAAAACTGATGATAAATGCTGATATAATGATTGGAAACACTGCTACTCCTCTTCTGAAATAGCATTAACTAGGATGTACACTTGTTCCTGTGTGGGTCTGCTTGTAGAGATATTAAGCACCTGCTGTCAGGCTTCTTTGCAAATTAGCTGTTTGCTAGAGGTCAGCTTATTTTAAGGGAATTTATCTAACAaaatggacatcccctttaattctTGTACAAACATAGTTGAGCAACACcagcaaaaaaactttttctttcaaatctactgaaGTCAGAAAataccagaaatttgtaatttacttctattaaaaattcttaaattttccaatatttattagctgctgtatgtcttacatgTCTAtgtctaataagtactggaagagattttttaatagacgtaaattacaaatctcaggcactttctgacaccagtagatttgaaagatttgttttttcccgctggacaacccctttaagtttttttcttAGTTTTAATGGTTTCTCAATTTTTTCTTTCCAGATTCTTACCCACTTTGAAGTAAAACCTGAGCATCCAGAATGTGTGGTGAAACCCATGACCAGAACACTGCTAGTTCCAGACAAAGAAATCAATTTACAGTTCCTAGAGAGATAATTTCATGTTTGCTCTTTTTACTCCTGTGTCGCAGTTTTTGGTGACATTGTGATTTTGTGTAGACTATTCATATAGTCAGTGGTTTCCTGGAAAGCCGTCAAGTTCCTCAGTAACTAGTCATCAAGGCTTTCAGGGGAAAGAATACTAATAAGGATGAATAGTATTTATTAACATAGGGTCATAATGACCACTAATTTAGAGCTATACATAGGAAATGCTTAGTGGTCATGATAGAGCGATGACCTAGTGATATGTGACATGTTTAGTATGCCTTGACTTTCTTTACCTCATGTAATTCAGCTGTTAATGATATTTTATAGAAAATGGTTTGTACATATTTaacatctatttatttatctgttcATAAATATTGATGTAAATAGCCATAATATAATACTGTCAATGTGTGACGCTCCATTCTATATGGTTGTATATATTTTGACATGTATATGGTCATTTTTTGTTAtggatatttcattttttttaatatatttttttatatatttattatctaacatattaataaatatttgttttataaaatgatttttgtggTTATTATTTTGTGTAAGTGTGGTGGAATATTTTTAGAAGTTTAAAGCAGACCTCTTAACACAAAAACAGAGGTGTAAGTTTACCGCTAGATGGGGCTTCTCATCAGGATTTTATCTCCATAGTCCTTTCCAGTGTTGAGATTTATGCCTTCTTTGTTAGTATGTACATGAGACTTAAGAGCCAAGTTAAGTCCAGCCCATGTCCTCTTAACCCGCTTGTATCCACCTACCCTATTTGTCTGACAGCCAAATGACAGCCAAACAGATGAAGAGGAGATGGGCGGGATTAACATAGGCTTTTGCTGTGTCGGGGAATGCCTCCCTGGGCCTTTGAGCCTCATTTTATATCACCAGAAAGGGTTATAACTTGGCGAAAGTTATGGGCTTATttacaccacttttttttttttcgttttgtattttttgtattttttggttTTTTATTGAATATGTATTTTTCATGAATTGAATTtgtatattgcattttttgttttgttttgctttatTTTACTTTGGATCTATTTATTTTGATTTATTGTgtatgatcatgatctttatgaCTATAtgaattttaaatgttttaaaaagataaaaacacgatatttctcatgataaaaatctcCTTGTAAACCTAGTTATTTACATAGAACCAGCCATATAAGTtttactcctagagagcctacacTATTGTCATATTATTTAAACCTCTGTTTCCTGCTTATAAGTGTAAAGCTTTTGCAGTAATTTTCACTTTTCATTTATGTTTGGGGAAATCATCTTTTTGAGAGTATGCAATGTAAACTAATAATGTTGACAAGTAACAATCTGAAATTGAAATGGTTTGGCTACATTGCAGCAGGGTGTAATTTGCTGCATAGAGCTGATACCTACTGTGGATATGCAGGCACAGCCCCTATGCCAAATATTTATGGGACTTGccgccaggggcggattaactttaccataagccctgggctgttcaccaagcctgggccccaccAACCCACTGTGACTAAGGTACCACTAGCGTGGTGttaatagtacaggatagataatgtcatgatgccctgaattgtgcaaaattgctttaGAAAAGCAtttattgtttgcaaatcatggcagaactttaGCCAGGAGACAGTTCACCACaaaaagtatcagtctttttgggtggccatgggccccccaggagctcagggcctcgggctaccgcccgaaacagaCCTATTGTGATCTGCTACTGCTTGCCGCTAATTATATAGCATCAATACTGTAAATGTATGGTTGATTGTGCCAAGAGTTGAAAGGCTGTCCATACACAAGTGTCCATCCCACCCCTGTTTCCCCCAACACCCCCATATATATGCATACAGTTTTACTGATTCCAAagtgaaaacttaaaggggaactatcagcaggttagatgaatctaacttgctgatagcctcTTATAGCgctggggatgctgaggaggaagacatgtctcttaccttcctccttggcgcgcTCCTTCCAATGATAATCAATGAAGTGGGCAGGCCAGGTGACACTGTGGGGGCAGGTCACCGGAGCGAAGATTACtccagtaagggtccatttacacagaaagattatctgccaaaaatttgaagccaaatccaggaacagactataaacagagatcaggtcataaagaaaagcctcaGATTTCTCGTCtcttcaattccattcctggctttggcttcaaatctttggcagatataatctgtcacataatctttctgtgtaaatggaccctaacagcgCGGggatggcacagaggaggaagataagacacataccttcctcctcagcatccagGGTTCTATGAGGGGATATCAgtgggttagatttgtctaacctgctgatagttcgcctttagggtgcgttcacacctacaggatctgcagcagatttgatgctgtgttcagttatttaaatgaaatctgctgcagaaaatcagctgcagatcctgtaggtgtgaacgcaccattaatgagGATCTGTCAACTCTTGGAAAAtgtctgtttaaagggaacctgtcacctactTCTTGATGCCATCTCTGACAACAACATGCAGTAGTGACAGACATGCTGATTTTAACAATGTATGATTATAGTGTGATTTGATCAAACCTACATCTTATGTGTGGCACGCACTGCAACCACTGTGATCCAGGAGTCAATGTACTGTATTTATGAGGCCCTTGCTGCTGATTGACACATTTCTGTCTATGCACATCATATAGAAAAAACTCTCATTCAGCAGCAGGTGGGATGGTGAGCCCACAGCTAATGAAATTGGTGGTCTCCGACCTCACAGCACTCTTACCATGCTGCAACGAATAAAATGTATGTTTGTCCAAACTAAACCATAATCATACATAACAAGCACACTAGTAAAGTCTGCATGCCTGTCAGGTTCCCTTTCAGTACATACTTGCAGAGGAGCAGCACAACCCAGTTATAAGAGTCAGTGCTGCAGCACTGTTATATGGTGGAGAATGCAAATATTTACTAAACGGATATGTCAGGAATGGTGACAGCTTCTCTGTTAAGCCATCTGAAATATTGCAAATGAAACCTGGGTGATGAAATAAGTGGACTACCTTTATTTACACTACACTAAGTACGGAATACACTGTAAAGGGATTAACAGTTCAGCGTGATACTACATTGTGGCAGCTATGCACTTAGCACAAGCCGTCATAATAGTATATTGAAGTGATGGCACAAgccaagctgctgctgtgtatcACCATTTCTATTAGACAACTAAAGCTCACTCTAAAGGTTGGGATGGTAGTCAAATTTTAATTATGACCATTTAGAGGCCCCTTGCAATCAGATACTACTTCTGCCTTCCTGTTGGTCAGTTTTAAGGGATGGTtcttagggggaaaaaaattgaaaataaaaaaaacgaacAGGTTGCTTTGTGTATCTGATAAATTAATGGCGTCAAGATGCTGATAATTGTGGAACTATTATTGAACATTCATAATGTAAGAGTCGATCGAAGAGTGTAAGGATGGAACTGACCTGATGGttttgtatttaaagggattatctagtactacaaaaacatggccactttcttccagagacagcaccactcttgtctcaagtttgggTAAAGGTTTCGTAACTcttttccactgaagtgaatggagcttaattgcaaactgcacctgaactagagacaaaagtggtgctgtctctggaagaaagcggccgtgTTGTTGTGgcgctggatcacccctttaatggCTAGTACATCATTGTTTTTTTGAAGACATAAAGAATATGGCATAGGTAAAAGGTAAAATCTGCATGGTTTTGTTACCTTATGCCCAGAGAGTCCCCTCTATGGTGCAAAGGTGTTTCTTATTTCATGAATTTCAAGAAGTGAGACCAAAGTTGGGTTGTTTGCCAACAGTAATTACCACTGACTTCATTTATATTCATTTTTTGGCCAATCACAGCatctactcctctctgctatgccatgacacagTACTGGAGAAAGTACACAGGACTGAAGCAGGCTGGCAATGTGCTGGAATATGATTTGTAGCACATTTTTATAGATGGTGTGTAAGGAGAAAAGAAGGAAATGGAAATAGCAACAgctgctagagacagaattcccccaacaacagacagtggacaacagtttgcagggaagtgagacacctagtggccataaaaGACCATAACACTTCTTTTCCTGGGAATTCTTCGTTAATTATGTGATTGACAAATATTTTAGAAATCACATGGGCTATCAAATGGATATTTATTCATGTtttgccattaaaggagaagtctgggcagggAGGTTTTTTTAAAGTGTTGAGGAGGATGAAAAAGATAACacgcacttacctccctggctccagcggtgGTGCCAGCATACTGTGACTCCGATCCCTGGCCCCCAGCCACTTCCTGCTttgagaggggacctgggacgtgaccgTCCAGGCCCTCTTATCCATTCAGCGGCTGTAGCCTCTGCGGCTGACTGTAGGCAGCAGCTGGCGCTAATCAAATGTCACACGCTtgaagttcgctcaactctaattataagtaatataatataaataatttacTATACAGCGCTGGACACTTTCAAATCTATGTAATAGACATAAAGCTAAATAAATAAGTAGTCACACATACTGATATAGCACATCTAAATTCAAATATAGATAGACTATACATTGTAGATTTTCTGATATAGAGGAAGTAGACTGCAGAGTAGTGTAGACTAAGGATGAGGATGTAATAACATGCATATTCTCTCTCTGCCAGTCTGGTCTTGTAAACATTTAAATTGATATAACAACAAGTATTTTCTTAATAAAAGAAGTCAAAGCGAAATGTATTCATTCACTGGCTCTTTTGTGCTCTACAAGAGTACTACATGCCTGAAACTAATTATTAAGGGCCAAACAAGTCATTTTCTAATTATTTTCTAATTTTCTCTTGCTGGATTATAGGAGGATTCGCTATACAACATTACAAATGGGTTAGTGCAATATACAATAGCCAAAACATGTATTTATCAAATTTAATTGTCAGCCTAATACACATAAATACATGATGACCTAAAAACTGGAAAATAATAATATCTGATGTGAGGGTTGTTCATCTCAGATCTGAACATAAAAAGAGACTGTCCTGTGTTCTTTTCTAGTGACGATAACCACAGCGCTGGGTAAGGGTCGCAACAACCTTTTATTGATGTGAAGGTCAGTGTATG is a window of Dendropsophus ebraccatus isolate aDenEbr1 chromosome 5, aDenEbr1.pat, whole genome shotgun sequence DNA encoding:
- the CYP27B1 gene encoding 25-hydroxyvitamin D-1 alpha hydroxylase, mitochondrial: MAQSLKLANRTSVFRNLADVWAEFMFKNPEKIIKRHKSMADVPGPSAASFLTDIFFRRGLSRLHELQLQGKAKYGPVWKASFGPILTVHVADPSLIEQVLRQEGKHPIRSDLSSWKDYRQYRGHSYGLLTAEGEEWQQFRSILGKHMLKPKEVEAYTDVLNDVVGDLIKKLQHQRSQSPQNVVKDISSEFYRFGLEGISSVLFESRIGCLETTVPKETEKFIRSINTMFVMTLLTMAMPKFLHKIFRKPWQKFCESWDYMFAFAKGHIDQRMADVAEKLTRGEKVEGKYLTYYLAQEKIPMKSVYGNVTELLLAGVDTISSTLSWSLYELSRHPKIQASLHHEIQDVLQGREIATAADVAKMPLMKAVVKEVLRLYPVIPGNARVISDRDIQVGDYIIPKKTLITLCHYATSRDEKYFSNPNEFHPERWLKKDDSHHPYASIPFGFGKRSCIGRRIAELEVYLALSRILTHFEVKPEHPECVVKPMTRTLLVPDKEINLQFLER